Proteins encoded by one window of Chrysemys picta bellii isolate R12L10 chromosome 10, ASM1138683v2, whole genome shotgun sequence:
- the GDE1 gene encoding glycerophosphodiester phosphodiesterase 1 produces the protein MLLGAFTTLLGALLVLSRSPMFSCLLTGGLYLALRLFSLEPVSLQRAQHIVQPRGSAARIAHRGGGHDAPENTLAAIRQAAENGATGVELDLEFTADGIPILMHDDTVERTTDGSGSLRDFTFEEIRKLNPAAKHRLWRDFRGEKVPTLKEAVMECMHYNLIIYFDVKGHANQAVDALKLLYLEYPRLYNSSIVCSFLPEIVYKMRKSDRNVVTALTHRPWSLSHFGDGKPRFDCFWKHYGYMMMDIIMDWSLHNFLWYLCGVSAFLMQKNYISQEYVSQWSSRGVQVVGWTVNTLTEKMYYETILETSYITDSLVEDCDPHY, from the exons atGCTGCTGGGCGCCTTCACGACGCTGCTGGGGGCGCTGTTGGTGCTGAGCCGCAGCCCGATGTTCTCCTGCCTGCTCACGGGCGGCCTCTACCTGGCGCTGCGGCTCTTCAGCCTGGAGCCGGTCTCCCTGCAGCGGGCCCAGCACATTGTGCAGCCCCGCGGCTCCGCCGCCCGCATCGCCCACCGCGGCGGCGGGCACGACGCGCCCGAGAACACGCTGGCGGCCATCAGACAG gcagCTGAGAATGGAGCCACAGGCGTGGAGCTGGACCTTGAATTCACTGCAGATGGCATTCCCATTCTAATGCATGATGATACAGTAGAAAGGACAACTGATGGGTCTGGGAGTTTACGTGATTTTACGTTTGAAGAAATTAGGAAGCTTAATCCAGCTGCAAAACATAGACTATG GAGAGATTTCCGGGGTGAAAAAGTACCAACTTTGAAAGAAGCCGTTATGGAATGTATGCATTATAACCTCATAATCTACTTCGATGTCAAAGGCCATGCAAATCAG GCAGTTGATGCCCTAAAACTCCTCTATCTGGAATATCCTCGTTTGTACAACAGTAGCATTGTCTGCTCTTTCCTACCAGAGATCGTCTATAAG ATGAGGAAATCTGATAGGAATGTTGTTACAGCATTAACACACAGGCCCTGGAGCCTTAGTCATTTTGGAGATGGGAAGCCTCGTTTTGATTGCTTTTGGAAGCACTATGGGTATATGATGATGGACATCATTATGGACTGGAGCCTGCACAACTTCTTGTGGTACCTGTGTGGGGTTTCAGCTTTCCTCATGCAGAAAAATTACATTTCACA AGAGTATGTGAGCCAGTGGTCTTCACGAGGAGTTCAAGTGGTTGGCTGGACAGTGAACACACTTACAGAAAAAATGTACTATGAGACCATCCTTGAGACCAGCTACATCACAGACAGCTTGGTGGAGGACTGTGATCCTCACTATTAG